In one Nicotiana tomentosiformis chromosome 6, ASM39032v3, whole genome shotgun sequence genomic region, the following are encoded:
- the LOC104120794 gene encoding GDP-mannose transporter GONST2 isoform X2 — protein sequence MLVSGMYSLKYINIAMVTILKNVTNILTATGELYIFGKRQNQKVWTAMFLMIISAISGGITDLSFDGTGYAWQSVNCILTAGYSLTLRHVMDRAKQFTKSGSLNEVSMVLLNNGISIPFAIGLIFLFDEWNYVINADVIKIPMFWVAATASGLLGLAISFTSMWFLKQTGPTTYSLVGSLNKIPISIAGLLVFKVPLSVPNLFSILFGLLAGVLFARAKMS from the exons ATGCTCGTTTCAGGCATGTATAG TTTGAAATACATAAATATTGCAATGGTGACAATTCTGAAGAATGTGACAAATATTTTAACAGCAACTGGAGAGTTGTATATTTTTGGGAAGCGACAGAATCAGAAAGTGTGGACTGCCATGTTTCTTATG ATTATCTCTGCTATATCTGGAGGCATAACAGACCTCTCATTCGACGGGACGGGTTATGCTTGGCAATCAGTTAATTGCATTCTCACTGCAGGCTACTCA CTCACACTGCGACATGTCATGGACAGAGCAAAGCAATTTACAAAATCTGGATCGCTTAATGAAGTTTCAATGGTGTTACTGAACAATGGGATATCTATACCTTTTGCTATTGGCTTGATCTTCTTGTTTGATGAATGGAATTATGTAATTAATGC GGATGTAATTAAGATTCCAATGTTCTGGGTTGCTGCAACAGCAAGTGGATTACTTGGGCTAGCCATTAGCTTCACATCTATGTGGTTTTTGAAACAAACTGGTCCAACCACTTACAG TCTTGTAGGTTCCTTAAACAAGATTCCCATTTCTATTGCTGGCCTTTTGGTGTTCAAGGTTCCTCTCAGTGTTCCCAATTTATTCAGCATACTTTTCG GTCTACTTGCTGGAGTACTTTTTGCCAGGGCCAAAATGTCTTGA